From the Leptospira licerasiae serovar Varillal str. VAR 010 genome, one window contains:
- the speD gene encoding adenosylmethionine decarboxylase encodes MNALGKHVIAEFYECDYETINNHELVEDIMLKAVDLSGATTVKSVFHRFSPFGVSGVVVVSESHFAIHTWPEYGYCAIDVFTCGDLIDNQAALEYLKERFGSKSISVVEMKRGLLKLGVDLPHKPVGK; translated from the coding sequence ATGAACGCATTGGGAAAGCACGTAATTGCAGAATTTTATGAGTGTGATTACGAGACCATCAACAATCACGAATTGGTAGAAGATATCATGTTGAAGGCAGTCGACCTCTCCGGTGCCACCACAGTTAAATCTGTTTTTCATAGATTTAGCCCGTTTGGTGTGAGCGGTGTGGTTGTCGTGAGCGAATCCCATTTCGCCATACATACCTGGCCAGAATACGGTTATTGCGCTATCGACGTCTTTACTTGCGGAGACTTGATCGATAATCAGGCAGCTTTGGAATATCTCAAGGAACGCTTCGGCTCAAAGAGCATCTCCGTAGTGGAAATGAAGCGCGGTTTGTTGAAACTTGGCGTAGACCTACCTCACAAACCAGTTGGGAAATAA
- a CDS encoding sensor histidine kinase — translation MIEIEIVTTPRLTAFPVFLAFSRGYFEEEDVLVRVRSLKSYEAVLAHLREGRAEAGEVPFTAWVHQQLKKTSPNWTFYRGIILSCLVHGFYSASYMEAESIRDSYHSFLPILHPYSLDRFVAEEFFRSENYHRRKPVPYLTTRPTLLAHEFIRAECLGAAASLQEYPFFGEKGYCLTVENEIPPYYLPTNMLVFTGRFASKFPEEANRVSRAIKKAMEDLANHVAYEGDSFVADWVGPCPWKPGELDGFYRRPVPELGKILSGMPALEDVRFVMEMYGKTFPGLDGGKKILESLAHSVADNPFPKFPSSITQTNSKLYHTYYSNGKTKLGNVVKDIAPLRSLVSEMKELALSLFLGRREVSLDTQLPRSPYLFIRSTVNAILDYLNQEIRDIEEKNKRLSEDNYLLETRLDISDLKRQTTEERYRYMFEFATDAMIIVNADTRMIVDANRRFREVSGYQTSEIKNIRLARVLPDILEQTELKSPGGKDQNMTFIPEAGLILKDGTKFSVGLSVTGFSAETKRFYQIQVNDNALILESEKIKHEFISNISHELRSPMTNIQGYFDLLFANEQLSLDKDQKEMTDVIRKNVRRLNFLIDNLLQLEKKESQTSEEMYEIFDPLTVIEEVLYINSPSASESGLTVTTDLAGGLKLKGVRFEFSQIITNFFVNAIKYTEKGGIDVSLKKISDKKVEVRFTDTGIGIDPKYKELIFERFFRVPDQRNRTVGGTGLGLSISRTLINKMGGEVIVEPNQKGGSIFKVILPLYSE, via the coding sequence GTGATAGAAATAGAAATAGTCACAACACCAAGGCTCACAGCATTTCCGGTATTCCTGGCCTTCAGCCGAGGATACTTTGAAGAAGAAGACGTACTTGTCAGAGTACGATCGCTCAAAAGTTACGAGGCCGTCCTTGCTCACTTGAGAGAAGGAAGGGCGGAAGCAGGAGAGGTTCCCTTTACAGCATGGGTTCATCAACAACTCAAAAAGACCTCTCCCAACTGGACTTTTTATAGAGGGATCATTCTATCTTGTTTGGTGCATGGATTTTATTCCGCATCTTATATGGAAGCGGAATCAATTCGAGATTCCTATCATAGTTTTTTACCTATCTTGCATCCTTATTCCTTGGATAGATTCGTAGCAGAGGAATTTTTTCGTTCGGAAAATTATCATCGCAGAAAACCTGTGCCTTATCTTACCACAAGACCTACGTTACTCGCTCATGAGTTCATTCGTGCGGAGTGTTTAGGTGCCGCGGCATCTCTCCAAGAATATCCGTTTTTTGGGGAGAAGGGTTACTGCCTCACAGTAGAGAATGAGATCCCGCCTTACTACCTGCCTACGAATATGCTCGTATTCACGGGTAGATTTGCCTCCAAATTCCCGGAAGAAGCGAACAGAGTCTCCAGAGCGATCAAGAAAGCTATGGAAGATCTTGCAAATCATGTGGCTTACGAAGGAGATTCTTTTGTAGCGGATTGGGTAGGTCCTTGCCCTTGGAAGCCTGGAGAATTGGACGGATTTTATAGAAGGCCTGTCCCCGAACTCGGAAAAATTTTATCCGGGATGCCGGCATTGGAAGATGTACGTTTCGTAATGGAAATGTATGGAAAAACTTTTCCAGGTTTAGATGGCGGGAAGAAAATTTTGGAAAGTTTGGCTCATTCGGTTGCGGACAATCCTTTTCCTAAATTTCCTTCTTCTATCACACAAACGAATTCTAAACTGTATCATACTTATTATTCCAACGGGAAGACTAAACTCGGAAATGTAGTAAAGGATATAGCTCCACTTCGTAGTCTTGTTTCCGAAATGAAAGAACTGGCGCTCTCTCTATTCTTAGGAAGAAGAGAAGTTTCCCTGGATACGCAACTTCCCAGAAGTCCATACCTTTTTATACGTTCCACTGTGAATGCAATATTGGATTATTTGAATCAAGAGATCAGGGATATAGAAGAGAAAAACAAAAGGCTTTCTGAGGATAATTATCTCTTAGAAACTAGATTAGATATAAGCGATTTAAAAAGACAAACCACGGAAGAAAGATATCGTTATATGTTCGAGTTTGCAACGGATGCTATGATCATAGTGAACGCGGACACAAGAATGATCGTTGATGCGAACAGAAGATTTAGGGAAGTTTCAGGATACCAAACCTCCGAGATAAAGAACATCCGACTCGCAAGAGTTCTTCCCGATATTTTGGAACAAACGGAATTGAAATCTCCAGGTGGAAAAGATCAAAACATGACTTTTATTCCGGAAGCAGGTTTGATACTGAAAGATGGTACTAAATTTTCAGTGGGCCTGAGTGTCACCGGCTTCAGTGCGGAAACAAAAAGATTCTACCAGATCCAAGTAAACGATAACGCATTAATTCTAGAATCTGAGAAGATCAAACACGAGTTCATATCCAATATATCGCATGAACTTAGGTCTCCAATGACGAATATCCAAGGATATTTCGATCTTCTGTTCGCAAATGAACAACTTTCTTTGGACAAGGACCAAAAAGAAATGACGGACGTGATCCGGAAGAATGTAAGAAGGTTGAACTTCCTGATAGATAACCTTCTTCAATTGGAAAAGAAGGAATCCCAGACTTCAGAGGAGATGTATGAAATTTTTGATCCGTTAACCGTGATCGAAGAAGTGCTTTATATCAATTCTCCTTCCGCATCCGAAAGCGGACTTACTGTTACGACTGATCTTGCCGGAGGTCTGAAATTAAAAGGAGTTAGATTCGAATTCTCCCAGATCATCACGAATTTTTTCGTTAACGCGATAAAATATACCGAAAAAGGCGGAATCGATGTCTCACTTAAAAAGATCTCGGATAAAAAAGTAGAGGTTCGATTTACGGACACAGGGATCGGAATAGATCCTAAATATAAAGAATTGATCTTCGAAAGATTTTTTAGGGTGCCGGATCAAAGGAACAGAACTGTGGGCGGTACTGGACTAGGACTTTCTATAAGTCGGACCTTAATCAATAAAATGGGAGGAGAAGTCATCGTAGAGCCAAACCAAAAAGGTGGCAGCATTTTTAAGGTGATTTTACCTTTGTATTCTGAATGA
- a CDS encoding Cys-rich protein — translation MSPISFRKIFPYLPIFVLGLAVGTFIAFKYSRGTVVQPGMEWEGKEICLDYCDSLAKCTKNEYPQTSEDQLYKVENACLRGCRKHFDKMQVCLQPEKMASCSELTSCLFGELKKYY, via the coding sequence ATGAGCCCAATCTCTTTCAGAAAAATTTTCCCTTATCTCCCCATATTCGTTTTGGGTTTGGCTGTTGGCACATTTATCGCCTTCAAATATTCCAGAGGGACCGTGGTGCAACCCGGCATGGAGTGGGAAGGAAAAGAGATTTGCCTGGATTATTGCGATAGTCTAGCGAAATGTACTAAAAACGAATATCCTCAAACTTCTGAAGATCAATTGTATAAGGTGGAAAACGCTTGTCTCAGGGGTTGCAGAAAACATTTCGACAAGATGCAGGTATGCCTCCAACCGGAAAAAATGGCAAGTTGTTCCGAGTTGACTTCCTGTCTGTTCGGAGAATTAAAAAAGTATTATTAA
- a CDS encoding S-adenosylmethionine decarboxylase encodes MSLKIQDQLKIVNRFSYLRNSIEIATTDKGEAFLFTKETISAGEVVAVWGGKAVHKNELAGLSGLSSPHRVHKDFYLVSPLHDDGIDSVHYIRQSADANCGFQGDITLVALRDIEAGQEITYHPAMKNPELAWARNEEAEIVRKRFNGSFPTYIQSKIESDPELKVYEPFKDGAWGLLTSIDLENCDAALIRDADAIKQYVVELCDLIEMKRFGETQVVYFGEDDRVAGYSMVQLIETSCISAHFANDTNTSYIDIFSCKGYDPKVAAEFTRKFFKGAAMRLTVTNRF; translated from the coding sequence ATGAGCCTAAAGATCCAAGACCAACTTAAAATAGTTAATCGTTTTTCTTATCTAAGAAACAGTATCGAAATCGCGACTACCGACAAGGGCGAAGCTTTCCTTTTCACTAAGGAAACTATCTCTGCGGGAGAAGTTGTAGCAGTTTGGGGAGGAAAAGCAGTTCATAAAAATGAACTCGCAGGACTTTCCGGACTTTCCTCTCCTCATAGAGTCCATAAGGATTTCTATCTGGTTTCTCCTTTGCATGATGATGGGATCGATTCCGTTCATTATATCCGCCAATCTGCGGATGCTAACTGTGGTTTTCAGGGAGATATTACTCTGGTTGCACTTCGTGACATCGAAGCCGGCCAAGAGATCACTTATCATCCTGCGATGAAAAACCCCGAACTCGCATGGGCTCGCAACGAAGAGGCAGAAATCGTCCGTAAACGTTTCAACGGAAGTTTCCCTACTTATATCCAGTCCAAGATCGAATCCGATCCTGAATTGAAAGTGTATGAACCTTTCAAAGACGGAGCTTGGGGACTTCTCACTTCCATCGATTTGGAAAACTGTGATGCAGCTCTTATCCGTGATGCGGATGCAATTAAACAATACGTAGTAGAACTATGTGATTTGATCGAAATGAAACGTTTCGGTGAGACCCAAGTAGTTTACTTCGGAGAAGACGATCGTGTAGCAGGTTATTCCATGGTGCAGTTGATCGAGACTTCTTGTATCTCTGCTCACTTCGCAAACGATACCAATACTTCTTATATCGATATCTTCTCTTGTAAAGGATACGATCCTAAAGTTGCGGCTGAGTTTACTCGCAAATTTTTCAAAGGCGCGGCAATGCGTCTTACAGTAACAAACCGCTTCTAA
- the speE gene encoding polyamine aminopropyltransferase yields MELWLDETLELPNGRALKIRVKEFLHSRKTPFQKIDVFESQSFGRMFTLDGVVMMTEADEFAYHEMIAHVPMMSHPNPEKVLVIGGGDGGTVREILKHPSVKEVHLCEIDKGVVDVCYEYFPEIANAMKDPRVKHAYEDGAKYVQDYKEYFDVICVDSSDPVGPAEVLFKRPFYETMAASLKQGGICTTQAESFYYHGKVIKELFQFIPEVFDHCGYYFTVVPTYPSGIIGFTYCSKGPDPYKVQPDPNRVPKGLKYYSAEIHKAAFTLPPFAQEYIVRK; encoded by the coding sequence TTGGAACTTTGGCTGGACGAGACCCTCGAGTTACCTAACGGAAGGGCTCTCAAGATTAGAGTGAAGGAGTTCTTGCATTCTCGTAAGACTCCTTTTCAAAAAATAGACGTATTCGAATCTCAAAGTTTCGGCAGAATGTTCACTCTGGACGGAGTGGTCATGATGACCGAGGCCGATGAGTTTGCGTATCATGAAATGATCGCTCATGTCCCTATGATGAGCCATCCGAATCCTGAAAAGGTTCTCGTGATCGGTGGCGGGGACGGAGGTACAGTTCGTGAGATCCTAAAACACCCGTCCGTAAAAGAAGTACATCTTTGCGAAATAGACAAAGGTGTTGTGGATGTTTGCTACGAGTATTTCCCTGAGATCGCAAATGCGATGAAAGACCCTCGAGTAAAACACGCGTACGAAGACGGAGCAAAATACGTTCAGGACTATAAGGAATACTTCGACGTTATCTGCGTGGATTCTTCCGATCCTGTCGGCCCTGCAGAAGTTTTATTCAAAAGACCTTTCTATGAGACAATGGCGGCTTCCTTGAAACAAGGAGGGATCTGTACCACTCAGGCGGAAAGTTTTTACTATCACGGAAAAGTAATTAAGGAATTATTCCAATTCATTCCGGAAGTTTTCGATCATTGCGGATATTATTTCACAGTGGTTCCTACGTATCCTTCCGGGATCATAGGTTTTACCTACTGTTCCAAAGGACCCGATCCTTATAAGGTCCAGCCGGATCCGAACCGAGTTCCGAAAGGATTAAAATATTACTCTGCCGAGATCCATAAGGCTGCGTTTACTCTTCCTCCTTTTGCGCAAGAGTACATCGTAAGGAAATAA
- the alr gene encoding alanine racemase, whose translation MKDRTWIELSRAAISANLKNFRALLSPKTLLTAVIKSNAYGHGLLETAELAYQGGADLFGVNSLEEAKLLREKYSEFKILIMGEIPGLAERTSEVSDPNFWIIVSRTEEVRILTNCKPSPQIHLKVDTGMARLGFFGADLERTLSEIKSEGLKIDGIATHFASTEDVLEQKYSKEQMKAFSEAILLAEKFGFKNLVKHACASASTMLFPEAHYDLVRVGISLYGLWPSLQTRLSLHLSGKKDFNLSPVLSWKSRIVHTKIVPEDSYVGYGSTYQTSAPTRIAVVPVGYYEGLDRKLSNNGVMLVKGKRAKILGRICMNMTMLDITHIPGAEIGDVVTIIGKEGEEEISADDHANWTYTINYEVTTRISESVPKKIEE comes from the coding sequence ATGAAAGACAGAACTTGGATAGAACTTTCCAGAGCGGCGATCTCGGCAAACCTGAAAAATTTTCGCGCCCTTCTTTCCCCTAAAACTTTACTCACTGCGGTCATTAAATCCAACGCGTACGGTCATGGTCTTTTAGAGACTGCCGAGCTCGCTTACCAGGGAGGAGCTGATCTTTTCGGAGTAAATTCTTTGGAAGAAGCAAAACTTCTCCGTGAGAAATATTCTGAGTTCAAGATCTTGATCATGGGAGAAATTCCCGGCCTTGCAGAAAGAACTTCCGAAGTTTCTGATCCGAATTTTTGGATCATAGTCTCTCGAACGGAAGAAGTCAGAATTTTAACGAATTGTAAACCTTCTCCTCAGATACATCTGAAGGTGGATACCGGGATGGCCCGGCTTGGTTTTTTCGGCGCAGACTTGGAAAGAACTCTTTCCGAAATCAAATCGGAAGGTCTGAAAATTGATGGGATCGCGACACATTTTGCTAGCACGGAAGATGTATTAGAGCAAAAGTATTCCAAAGAACAAATGAAAGCTTTTTCAGAAGCCATCCTTCTCGCGGAGAAATTCGGATTTAAAAATTTGGTCAAACATGCATGCGCTTCCGCATCTACCATGTTATTTCCGGAAGCTCATTACGATCTAGTGCGTGTGGGGATCTCTTTATACGGGCTTTGGCCGAGTTTACAGACTAGACTTTCTTTGCATCTAAGCGGCAAAAAAGATTTCAATCTTTCTCCTGTTCTTTCCTGGAAGTCTAGGATCGTTCATACCAAGATCGTTCCGGAAGATAGTTATGTTGGCTACGGTTCCACATACCAAACAAGCGCGCCTACAAGGATCGCTGTTGTACCCGTAGGTTATTACGAAGGATTAGACCGCAAACTTTCCAATAACGGGGTCATGCTGGTAAAGGGAAAAAGAGCGAAGATCCTGGGAAGGATCTGTATGAACATGACCATGTTGGATATCACACATATTCCGGGAGCAGAGATCGGAGATGTAGTTACTATCATAGGCAAAGAAGGAGAAGAAGAAATCTCCGCAGACGATCATGCCAACTGGACTTATACGATCAATTACGAAGTTACCACTCGGATCAGCGAGTCGGTCCCGAAAAAAATAGAAGAATAA
- a CDS encoding LIC_20245 family lipoprotein yields MNQKRTYLILSLLIVSLIGIFYLLFPETSTKENTSYQGGLSEETLNRKENSLFEGGSFLDFSGHVEETVSGPVAIVGEPNSKPTKTKSYLESLSPEERAKLYEQLYEKFKPLTEKFPNNSLIPKKLSEEEIAKKKENEDHYYRVQREILERKDVPKEEMSFYLNTKLKRSDDMIEILKYGMENYQKLVGENPKNANPEYEKLLKERLDGLSKSREEVISAQKGN; encoded by the coding sequence ATGAATCAAAAAAGAACGTATTTAATTTTATCTTTACTCATCGTTTCCTTGATCGGAATTTTTTATCTTCTATTTCCGGAGACTTCTACAAAAGAAAACACAAGCTACCAAGGCGGACTCTCGGAAGAGACCTTGAATAGAAAAGAGAACTCCTTATTCGAAGGAGGCTCTTTTTTGGATTTTTCAGGACATGTAGAAGAAACGGTATCCGGACCTGTTGCTATTGTTGGAGAACCTAATTCTAAACCGACTAAAACAAAATCCTATCTTGAAAGTTTAAGTCCGGAAGAGAGGGCGAAATTATACGAACAACTTTACGAGAAGTTCAAACCTCTTACTGAAAAATTTCCGAACAATTCTCTCATTCCCAAAAAACTTTCTGAAGAAGAAATCGCGAAAAAGAAAGAGAATGAAGATCATTACTATAGGGTCCAAAGGGAAATTTTAGAAAGAAAAGACGTTCCGAAGGAGGAGATGTCTTTCTATCTGAATACGAAACTGAAAAGATCCGATGATATGATCGAGATATTGAAATACGGAATGGAGAATTACCAAAAATTAGTGGGAGAAAATCCTAAAAATGCCAATCCGGAATATGAAAAACTTTTAAAGGAAAGATTGGATGGACTTTCTAAGAGTAGGGAAGAAGTGATTTCCGCTCAAAAAGGGAATTAA
- a CDS encoding 1-acyl-sn-glycerol-3-phosphate acyltransferase has translation MDPVTEKETSKQVQPVYTTKTYSFLIRIVFKARGILFDGFEEHFPASNPNKILEAPYPSVLMANHVWEGDVPALAAVYPHIHPSIKFAIPAREDILGKDFLVKEFKPKGLLKLFFLLIDKSGIIPKYLDYIGCVPIKRPFRDNARELLKKGLLRDMVDQEWGYLSDRISEGRNLFLFPEGVFNQDGYMAQVKKGVYFLRSKFKNLNFTSFTLTYDYFSSKKSELHIGYGEQFPIPENADADQVSSIVKEKLGSGYTITAGNLASYLVLKFEGKAKESKEKLFSLLTSLAEKIKNTHPEIYISEKFKTDALKHAFDSFLEKAKKGGFLRLEGNDIVFLEKLFQIPKDLHNLKKKNLVLYHRNQLTYHLTKLDTVWSTIKAA, from the coding sequence ATGGATCCAGTTACTGAAAAAGAAACTTCAAAACAAGTACAGCCTGTATATACTACTAAAACTTACAGTTTTTTGATCAGGATCGTATTCAAGGCGAGAGGAATACTATTCGATGGTTTCGAAGAACATTTCCCGGCAAGTAATCCTAATAAAATTTTAGAAGCCCCCTATCCTTCCGTCCTTATGGCAAACCATGTTTGGGAAGGAGATGTTCCCGCTCTTGCGGCAGTCTATCCTCATATCCATCCTTCTATTAAATTCGCGATCCCTGCAAGAGAAGATATATTAGGAAAAGATTTTTTAGTGAAGGAATTCAAACCCAAAGGACTTCTTAAATTATTTTTCCTGCTTATAGATAAATCGGGGATCATCCCGAAATATTTGGATTATATAGGTTGTGTTCCGATCAAAAGACCGTTCCGAGATAACGCAAGAGAGCTCCTGAAAAAAGGGCTCTTAAGAGATATGGTAGATCAAGAATGGGGTTATCTTTCCGACAGGATCTCGGAAGGAAGGAACCTTTTTCTTTTTCCGGAGGGAGTGTTTAACCAAGACGGATATATGGCTCAGGTCAAAAAGGGTGTGTACTTTCTCAGATCTAAATTCAAAAATTTGAATTTTACTTCCTTCACATTGACTTACGATTATTTTTCCTCTAAAAAATCCGAACTCCATATAGGTTATGGAGAACAATTCCCTATTCCGGAAAACGCAGATGCGGACCAAGTTTCCAGCATAGTAAAAGAAAAATTAGGTAGCGGATACACGATCACGGCGGGGAATTTAGCATCTTACTTGGTCTTAAAATTCGAAGGGAAAGCGAAAGAAAGTAAGGAAAAATTATTTTCACTTCTCACTTCTTTAGCCGAGAAGATCAAAAATACTCATCCTGAAATCTATATTTCCGAAAAATTCAAAACGGATGCTCTAAAACACGCATTCGATTCTTTTTTAGAGAAGGCCAAAAAAGGCGGCTTCCTTAGATTAGAAGGCAACGATATAGTTTTCTTGGAAAAATTATTTCAGATCCCGAAAGATCTTCATAATCTAAAAAAGAAAAATTTGGTCTTATATCATAGAAACCAACTCACGTACCATCTTACTAAATTGGATACGGTTTGGTCCACGATCAAAGCAGCCTGA
- a CDS encoding ArnT family glycosyltransferase gives MVWNTFLKKSLNGDKIFVSLLVLLNVFLLLPGSGGNAILTQGDEAMHIATIRESLASSSYLFPKFEGVLNLYKPPALFWLGIFSDSLFGVSFFAERFPSFLLFFGSSVLIYLGIRRAGGSPKQSFTISSAYTLTLGVFKFSRLVMMESLLTFFIILVSVTILEFRLSKNRIWLFLGGFFSGIAILIKGPVFQVYSGIILGAYSVIGIFLLHSNGGWAGKKRIGKELLAHIIFHFSSLVVPVIWVLVLLSYSELGKEFLTIFLFTENLGKFSSATANQSEWIIPIGFLLYSFPFSLAVFYGFYSKLFQKSKSLREVIGSSYLWAILAICLIHLAPNRKDFYYLLPLVPLAFLGIGLFFIRKKEYQFTRLLSLNYFFCLGISMLVLAAMWGFEILLGQNIWAELIFTAFLLLIFLWRRRIRTQKEGVPSTTALNLILAAGLLSYIQFSILPRVNLSEVPESGPFVSAKQICVISENPWTALTFRNALPAAEIVHSVPGADRNCVDGRRYLVFFQEQIPIPTGYQLLQTQTIWKRDVTLQELLSPSQGKEYVYFYEPSRNKNSELESR, from the coding sequence ATGGTCTGGAATACGTTTTTAAAAAAAAGCTTAAATGGAGATAAAATATTCGTTTCTCTACTCGTTTTGTTAAACGTATTCCTTCTTCTTCCCGGATCCGGAGGAAATGCAATCTTAACCCAAGGTGACGAAGCGATGCATATCGCTACGATTCGGGAAAGTTTGGCTTCTTCTTCGTATCTTTTTCCTAAATTCGAAGGCGTTTTAAATCTCTACAAACCACCAGCGTTGTTTTGGCTCGGAATTTTTTCGGATAGTCTTTTTGGTGTCAGCTTTTTTGCGGAAAGATTTCCTTCCTTTTTACTTTTTTTCGGATCCTCCGTTCTAATTTACTTAGGTATTAGGAGAGCAGGTGGAAGTCCTAAACAATCGTTCACAATTTCTTCCGCTTATACTTTGACTCTTGGTGTATTTAAATTCTCCCGTTTGGTGATGATGGAGTCTTTATTGACCTTTTTCATCATCTTGGTCTCAGTTACGATCTTAGAATTCAGGCTTTCTAAAAATCGGATCTGGCTATTCTTGGGGGGCTTTTTCTCCGGAATTGCAATTCTAATCAAAGGTCCTGTATTCCAAGTATACAGTGGAATTATCTTAGGAGCTTATTCTGTTATTGGGATTTTTCTTCTTCACTCAAATGGGGGATGGGCAGGCAAAAAAAGAATAGGGAAGGAACTCCTTGCCCATATCATCTTCCATTTTTCTTCTTTGGTTGTTCCTGTAATTTGGGTTCTGGTCCTTCTTTCTTATTCAGAACTCGGGAAAGAGTTCCTAACGATATTCTTATTCACGGAAAACCTTGGTAAGTTCTCTTCTGCCACAGCCAATCAATCCGAGTGGATTATTCCGATCGGATTCTTACTCTATAGTTTTCCATTCAGTCTCGCGGTTTTCTACGGGTTCTATTCTAAATTATTCCAGAAATCGAAATCCTTAAGAGAGGTGATCGGGAGTTCCTACCTCTGGGCCATCCTTGCGATTTGTTTGATACACCTTGCTCCGAACCGTAAGGATTTTTATTATCTTCTTCCTTTGGTCCCTTTAGCCTTCTTGGGAATTGGATTATTTTTCATTCGAAAAAAGGAATATCAGTTCACTCGGCTATTGTCTTTAAACTATTTCTTCTGCCTTGGGATCAGTATGCTGGTCTTGGCAGCAATGTGGGGTTTTGAAATTCTTCTGGGCCAAAATATCTGGGCGGAATTGATATTCACAGCATTCTTGCTTTTGATTTTTTTATGGAGAAGAAGGATCCGAACCCAAAAGGAAGGTGTTCCTTCCACCACAGCGCTGAACCTAATACTTGCGGCTGGTTTACTCTCCTATATCCAATTTTCGATCCTTCCCAGAGTAAACCTAAGCGAAGTTCCCGAAAGCGGACCATTTGTTAGCGCAAAGCAGATCTGTGTAATTTCGGAAAATCCTTGGACTGCACTTACTTTTAGGAACGCACTTCCAGCTGCCGAGATCGTTCATTCTGTTCCAGGGGCCGATCGAAATTGTGTGGATGGAAGAAGATATCTGGTCTTTTTCCAGGAGCAGATCCCTATTCCGACAGGATACCAACTTTTACAAACGCAGACCATTTGGAAAAGAGACGTTACCCTGCAGGAACTCCTCAGCCCATCCCAGGGAAAAGAATACGTATATTTTTATGAGCCTTCCCGGAATAAGAATTCCGAATTGGAGAGTCGATGA
- a CDS encoding DUF2505 family protein, with protein sequence MKQYKVVQTFPVPLQDLLRAREDRYKYLDRFPELKNVELLEERKEGNKVYQKRKVKLAESLPKVLATLLSDPSLLEDSVFDISTNTHEFTIAPPGNDSIVTIKGFSVYKELGPNESERSYEVKVSSGVFLMGSVIETVIEEIHRHSLEKDKNSISEFLKKGD encoded by the coding sequence ATGAAACAATATAAAGTAGTACAAACTTTCCCAGTTCCCCTCCAAGATCTACTCAGAGCGAGGGAAGATAGATATAAATATTTAGATAGATTCCCCGAATTGAAAAACGTGGAATTATTGGAGGAAAGAAAAGAGGGAAACAAAGTTTACCAAAAAAGAAAGGTAAAGTTAGCCGAATCCCTGCCAAAGGTGCTTGCCACACTTCTTTCGGATCCTTCTCTTTTAGAAGATTCTGTATTCGATATTTCCACCAACACCCACGAGTTTACGATCGCTCCTCCAGGAAACGATTCTATCGTTACTATCAAAGGATTCTCCGTATACAAGGAGCTTGGCCCAAATGAATCGGAGAGAAGTTACGAGGTAAAAGTAAGCTCCGGAGTATTTTTAATGGGCTCCGTGATCGAAACGGTTATCGAAGAGATCCATAGACATTCCTTGGAGAAGGACAAAAACTCCATCTCGGAATTCCTGAAAAAGGGAGATTGA
- a CDS encoding lytic transglycosylase domain-containing protein: MKLDDLESYRRIVSRMEEIHEITERFQPKRPAEEVDPTPKKLESEFSQELEDKMKGIFSRENDPTPQELSSIIERESYKNHLDPNLVKSVIKAESNFKPNAVSPKGAIGLMQLMPGTADILGVENPFDPEENIAGGTKFLADMMKKFGNTDKAIAAYNAGPGAVQKYDGIPPYKETKDYVKKVNRFWKGEY; this comes from the coding sequence ATGAAGTTAGATGATCTAGAATCTTATCGTAGAATTGTCTCCAGAATGGAGGAAATCCATGAAATTACGGAGAGGTTCCAGCCTAAACGTCCCGCAGAGGAAGTAGATCCTACACCTAAAAAGTTAGAGTCCGAATTCTCCCAAGAGCTGGAGGACAAAATGAAAGGGATTTTCTCCCGGGAAAATGATCCAACTCCCCAGGAACTCAGCAGTATTATAGAAAGAGAATCTTATAAAAATCATTTAGATCCGAACTTGGTCAAATCCGTAATCAAGGCAGAATCAAATTTTAAACCGAACGCGGTTTCTCCCAAGGGCGCAATCGGTTTGATGCAATTGATGCCGGGAACCGCGGATATTTTAGGCGTGGAGAATCCTTTCGATCCGGAAGAAAATATCGCGGGGGGAACAAAATTCCTCGCAGATATGATGAAAAAGTTCGGAAATACGGATAAAGCGATCGCGGCTTACAACGCAGGACCGGGTGCAGTCCAAAAATACGACGGGATCCCTCCTTACAAGGAAACGAAAGATTATGTGAAAAAGGTAAATCGTTTCTGGAAGGGAGAATATTAA